In Fimbriimonadales bacterium, the following are encoded in one genomic region:
- the trpD gene encoding anthranilate phosphoribosyltransferase produces MTIVEAIERVANRKSLKESEAREVMAQVMDGEATPSQIAALLVALRMKGETETEMVGFAREMRARVLPVKTKHSIIVDTCGTGGDCVKTFNLSTAAAIVASAAGAVIAKHGNRAVTSRCGSADVLEFLGVNLNLGPYEAGKLLDEIGLAFLFAPNYHPAMKHAATPRKEMKLRTVFNLLGPLTNPAGADRQLIGVFSPALVPKLGNVLKRLGAKRAVVAHGKIGIDEVSPIGSTCMVIYDGNRISDREMAATDFGIEPPSLAEIAAVESVEGNALKLRRALTDVHSPEARAVLPGAGVALWLAEKAESFSEGVKIASKAIESGKAHEKLERLIRYSNEFATQ; encoded by the coding sequence ATGACCATTGTCGAAGCGATCGAGAGGGTCGCAAATAGAAAAAGCCTTAAGGAAAGCGAAGCGAGGGAAGTCATGGCGCAAGTCATGGATGGAGAGGCGACGCCTTCTCAGATTGCTGCCCTGCTCGTCGCCCTTCGAATGAAAGGGGAAACCGAAACCGAGATGGTGGGATTCGCAAGAGAGATGCGGGCACGGGTTCTGCCAGTCAAAACGAAGCATTCGATTATCGTGGACACATGCGGCACGGGCGGGGACTGCGTCAAAACTTTCAATCTCAGTACCGCAGCCGCGATTGTCGCATCCGCGGCAGGCGCTGTTATCGCCAAACACGGCAACCGGGCAGTCACAAGTCGCTGTGGTAGTGCGGATGTGCTGGAGTTTTTAGGAGTGAATCTCAACCTCGGCCCCTATGAAGCAGGGAAGTTATTAGACGAAATCGGATTGGCATTTCTTTTCGCTCCGAATTATCATCCTGCAATGAAGCACGCGGCAACCCCCCGCAAGGAGATGAAATTGCGTACAGTCTTCAATTTGCTCGGACCATTGACGAATCCGGCGGGTGCGGATAGGCAACTCATTGGAGTTTTTTCACCTGCTTTGGTGCCGAAATTGGGAAATGTTTTGAAGCGGTTAGGAGCAAAACGAGCAGTCGTCGCGCATGGAAAGATAGGAATTGATGAGGTTTCTCCGATTGGAAGTACATGTATGGTGATTTACGATGGAAATCGTATAAGTGACCGGGAAATGGCTGCAACGGATTTCGGAATCGAACCGCCTTCGCTCGCTGAAATTGCTGCCGTAGAAAGTGTCGAAGGAAATGCATTGAAACTGCGCCGCGCGTTGACAGATGTGCATTCTCCGGAGGCTCGAGCAGTGTTGCCGGGTGCCGGAGTCGCGCTATGGTTAGCGGAAAAAGCTGAGTCGTTTTCGGAGGGGGTGAAGATCGCCTCGAAAGCAATCGAAAGCGGGAAAGCCCATGAAAAATTGGAACGACTGATTCGTTACTCGAATGAATTTGCAACTCAATAA
- the trpC gene encoding indole-3-glycerol phosphate synthase TrpC — protein sequence MNILEKIIETKQEEILALKSSVSLQALRKRAEEAEPVRGFLRRLQKDAKPIALIGEVKKASPSRGVLVEHFDVAQIATNYERGGASCLSVLTDERYFQGSLENLKQAKKVTNLPILRKDFLIDEIQILESRAESADAILLIVAAFEDYNKMKALHDLALQLGMDVLVEVHTEKEMEIAANLEARLIGINNRDLTTFSTDLETSVRLAKVAPPKAFLVSESAIWTREDVEKLSEAGIKAVLVGESLMTKSDIAQGVRELLGK from the coding sequence GTGAATATTCTCGAGAAAATTATTGAAACGAAGCAAGAAGAAATCCTTGCGTTGAAATCGAGTGTGTCGTTGCAAGCGCTCCGTAAGCGCGCGGAAGAAGCAGAACCGGTTCGCGGTTTTTTAAGACGGTTACAAAAAGACGCGAAGCCTATCGCGCTCATCGGAGAGGTGAAGAAAGCGAGCCCGAGTCGTGGTGTGCTCGTGGAACATTTCGATGTAGCGCAGATTGCGACAAATTACGAAAGAGGGGGGGCGAGTTGTTTGAGCGTTCTCACGGATGAGCGGTATTTTCAAGGAAGTCTCGAGAATTTGAAACAAGCGAAGAAAGTGACTAACTTGCCTATTCTTCGAAAGGATTTTTTGATCGACGAGATTCAAATTCTCGAATCGCGAGCAGAAAGTGCAGATGCAATCCTTTTAATCGTCGCTGCGTTCGAAGATTATAATAAAATGAAAGCGTTGCATGATTTGGCATTACAACTCGGGATGGATGTTTTAGTCGAAGTGCACACCGAAAAGGAAATGGAAATCGCAGCCAATTTAGAAGCGCGGTTGATTGGAATCAACAATCGAGATTTGACGACTTTTTCCACTGACTTGGAAACGTCTGTGCGCCTCGCAAAAGTAGCCCCCCCGAAGGCTTTTTTAGTGAGCGAGAGCGCGATTTGGACGAGGGAAGATGTCGAGAAACTGTCCGAAGCGGGTATCAAGGCGGTTTTAGTCGGAGAAAGTTTGATGACGAAATCGGATATCGCGCAAGGAGTAAGGGAGTTGTTGGGGAAATGA
- a CDS encoding M28 family peptidase → MNVFFLLTSLHLFAFSNLPPHIIHSDNDVLISASALRSHVDFLASDKLEGRMSGTEGERAAGDYIAKWFKDHGLKPAGPNGSYFQEFPITYGGEAGPECELTFTTSTAKKVTAEPNKDFNPVYGSVEKTPVEAEVVFVGEGRVSENRDDYEGLDVKGKIVMLFPAAPGDRFNNNSRSRIAKEKGAVGMIFAGPIEEDSYPLMRVTRTRSISRDAGLVAVAITANLFEKVSGLKYKEARKTAASGYVPRGFAKGLKAKIKVDIQQRKITARNVMAMLPGNDPKLKNQYIIIGAHYDHVGWGDIGALDAAEKIHNGADDNASGTSTVLELARVFAQTKDNRRTLVFQLYSGEELGLVGSFYFTKNPTIDLNAVHCMINLDMVGNLTDDKLELDGLATSTAWEDIVSQLTNGFKIAKNGGPRGDSDHYAFAAAGIPVLFFHTGLHERYHRATDDAPALNYEGMAKVGNLVAKYIRAVDKQEELLPFKKGEQVTKRKPPSKESPTGETTRRVRVGLIPDYTNNEPGVLLAGVSANSPAEKAGLKAGDRIVQWGTKKINSIEDLQEIFETAEPGKPVKVKIVRNGKEIEITITPEAIDLINTDSTKAA, encoded by the coding sequence ATGAACGTTTTCTTTTTATTAACGAGCCTTCATCTTTTTGCATTTTCGAATCTGCCCCCCCATATTATTCATTCGGATAATGACGTTTTAATTTCTGCCTCAGCACTTCGTTCCCACGTGGATTTTTTGGCTTCGGATAAATTGGAAGGTCGCATGAGTGGAACGGAAGGCGAACGCGCTGCGGGAGATTACATTGCGAAATGGTTCAAAGACCACGGTCTCAAACCAGCAGGACCCAACGGAAGTTATTTTCAAGAATTCCCGATAACTTACGGGGGGGAAGCAGGTCCGGAATGCGAACTGACTTTCACGACTTCCACCGCGAAAAAAGTCACCGCTGAACCGAACAAGGATTTCAATCCAGTTTATGGCTCAGTAGAAAAAACACCCGTCGAAGCAGAAGTCGTTTTCGTCGGTGAAGGGCGCGTGAGCGAAAACCGAGATGATTACGAAGGACTCGACGTAAAAGGAAAAATCGTGATGCTTTTCCCTGCCGCCCCCGGAGACCGTTTCAACAACAATTCGCGTTCTCGAATCGCGAAGGAAAAAGGCGCAGTGGGGATGATTTTCGCAGGACCTATCGAAGAGGACAGTTATCCGCTCATGCGCGTGACGAGAACTCGAAGCATCTCTCGTGATGCCGGTCTCGTTGCAGTCGCCATTACTGCGAACCTATTCGAAAAAGTGAGCGGTTTGAAATACAAGGAAGCACGAAAAACCGCCGCTTCGGGATACGTTCCAAGAGGATTCGCAAAAGGATTGAAAGCGAAAATAAAAGTAGACATCCAACAACGAAAAATTACTGCCAGGAACGTAATGGCGATGCTACCGGGAAACGACCCGAAATTGAAAAATCAATACATCATCATAGGAGCGCATTACGACCACGTAGGATGGGGTGATATCGGCGCTCTCGATGCAGCAGAAAAAATTCATAACGGAGCCGATGACAACGCAAGCGGAACTTCCACCGTTTTAGAACTCGCTCGAGTTTTTGCGCAAACGAAGGACAACCGCCGCACTCTCGTATTTCAACTCTACAGCGGTGAAGAATTAGGTCTCGTGGGCAGTTTTTATTTCACGAAAAACCCCACCATAGATTTGAACGCAGTGCATTGCATGATCAATTTGGACATGGTAGGAAATCTAACCGACGACAAACTCGAATTAGACGGTTTAGCGACTTCGACCGCTTGGGAAGACATCGTTTCGCAACTCACGAACGGTTTCAAAATTGCCAAAAACGGTGGTCCGAGAGGAGACAGCGACCACTATGCTTTTGCTGCAGCGGGAATTCCGGTGTTGTTTTTCCATACCGGGCTGCACGAACGCTATCATCGCGCTACGGATGATGCGCCTGCGCTCAACTACGAAGGAATGGCGAAAGTCGGAAATCTCGTCGCGAAATACATTCGCGCAGTAGACAAGCAAGAAGAACTCCTTCCCTTCAAAAAAGGCGAGCAAGTAACGAAACGCAAGCCTCCTTCGAAAGAATCTCCGACTGGAGAGACGACGAGACGTGTTCGTGTCGGATTGATTCCCGATTACACCAATAATGAACCAGGCGTTTTGCTTGCAGGCGTTAGTGCTAATTCGCCCGCCGAAAAAGCAGGATTGAAAGCAGGAGACAGAATCGTTCAATGGGGAACGAAAAAGATTAATTCCATCGAGGACCTGCAGGAAATTTTCGAAACCGCAGAGCCCGGAAAGCCTGTAAAAGTGAAAATCGTTCGCAATGGCAAAGAGATCGAAATCACGATTACTCCAGAAGCCATTGATTTAATAAATACGGATTCGACAAAAGCAGCCTGA
- the tgt gene encoding tRNA guanosine(34) transglycosylase Tgt, with the protein MLTSSKENASRVGRLYLPHGTVETPAFMPVGTYGVVKTLSPEDIEKLGYELILCNTYHLLLRPGEEFMKRFGGLHKFMNWNKPILTDSGGFQIMSLAKMRKIHEGGVEFRSHIDGTLYKLTPEKAVQFQKILGVDISVALDICPAHPASKEEISLAVERTTRWAQRSLNAREENQILFGVTQGGIYEDLRKKSIEEITSMPFDGFSIGGVSVGESKVWQHRIVEFSAPLLPKDKPRYLMGMGKPTDIIHAVRCGVDLFDCVLPTRMGRHHALFTLSGIVNITNSRFASLDAPWDPESVFPLTAKISSAYLHHLFKIGEPLAARIASLHNLAFYERLMREIRMAIREDKWNWLEERYKNC; encoded by the coding sequence ATCTTAACGTCGAGCAAAGAAAACGCATCCCGTGTTGGGAGGCTGTACCTTCCCCACGGAACCGTCGAGACTCCCGCCTTCATGCCTGTCGGTACGTATGGTGTCGTGAAGACACTCTCCCCCGAAGACATCGAAAAGTTAGGCTACGAACTGATTCTTTGCAACACCTATCACCTTTTGCTCCGCCCTGGCGAAGAATTCATGAAACGCTTCGGCGGGTTGCATAAATTCATGAATTGGAATAAACCGATTCTCACGGACAGCGGTGGCTTTCAAATCATGAGCCTCGCGAAAATGAGAAAAATTCACGAAGGGGGGGTAGAGTTTCGGTCCCATATAGACGGAACGCTTTATAAACTCACTCCAGAAAAAGCGGTGCAGTTTCAAAAAATATTGGGTGTGGATATCTCCGTCGCGCTCGATATCTGTCCTGCTCATCCGGCATCGAAGGAGGAAATCTCCCTTGCGGTGGAACGCACGACCCGATGGGCGCAGAGAAGTTTGAACGCAAGAGAAGAAAATCAAATCCTATTCGGAGTTACGCAGGGGGGGATTTACGAGGATTTGCGAAAAAAATCCATCGAAGAAATCACGAGCATGCCCTTCGACGGTTTTTCCATCGGGGGGGTCAGTGTCGGAGAATCGAAAGTATGGCAGCATCGAATCGTCGAGTTTTCCGCCCCCCTCTTGCCGAAAGATAAACCGAGATATTTGATGGGTATGGGGAAACCGACAGATATCATTCACGCAGTTCGATGCGGAGTTGACTTGTTCGATTGCGTTCTTCCCACACGAATGGGAAGACATCACGCTTTATTCACACTTTCAGGAATCGTGAATATCACGAATTCTCGTTTCGCGAGTTTAGATGCACCGTGGGACCCGGAAAGCGTTTTTCCCCTTACCGCGAAAATTTCCTCTGCTTACCTGCATCATCTTTTCAAGATTGGTGAACCATTGGCTGCCCGCATCGCCTCATTGCACAATTTAGCCTTCTACGAACGACTCATGCGAGAAATTAGAATGGCTATTCGAGAGGATAAGTGGAATTGGTTGGAAGAGCGATATAAAAATTGCTAA
- a CDS encoding prepilin-type N-terminal cleavage/methylation domain-containing protein — translation MNRKAFTLIELLVVIAIIGILAAILFPVFQNAKEKARQTNCTTNLSQLGNAMGLYLSENNDRFPLAMAYIPEKDFYYWDRFYAFPWDWRTSNDWAGVSQNLYDELQRHHWSNSIQPYIQNTQIYDCLSAPQVRLNNVNYSQKKPGREPRETSYTYNGLLHRYNASNVIATSDVILLWEGFGEASPLGFAFSNPTLRCDAAGGYQKDAVPCIYRAQSPPSGVLFLPLRSMWIHNGGIVTVFVDNHVKWRKVGAQLAPNNTDFRIDPYTQYDSEGIPTDYWRETFGNYSHPYLFRPTYDPNEP, via the coding sequence ATGAATCGCAAGGCATTTACATTAATCGAATTGCTCGTCGTTATTGCGATAATCGGGATTTTGGCAGCAATTCTATTTCCCGTTTTTCAAAACGCCAAAGAGAAGGCTCGACAGACGAATTGCACGACAAACCTTTCCCAACTCGGAAACGCAATGGGCTTATACTTGAGCGAAAATAACGACCGTTTCCCCCTCGCAATGGCATATATTCCAGAAAAGGATTTTTATTATTGGGACAGGTTCTACGCTTTCCCTTGGGATTGGCGAACTTCTAACGACTGGGCTGGCGTCTCTCAAAATTTATACGATGAACTCCAACGCCATCACTGGTCGAACTCCATTCAGCCCTACATTCAAAATACACAAATTTACGACTGCCTCTCCGCACCTCAAGTCCGATTGAACAACGTCAACTATTCCCAAAAGAAGCCTGGCAGAGAACCTCGCGAAACGAGTTACACCTACAATGGACTGCTTCATCGCTATAACGCTTCGAACGTCATAGCGACGAGCGATGTGATCTTGTTATGGGAAGGGTTCGGAGAGGCTTCCCCTTTGGGTTTCGCCTTTTCGAATCCCACATTGCGTTGCGATGCGGCTGGCGGTTATCAAAAGGACGCAGTGCCTTGCATTTATCGAGCGCAATCCCCCCCCAGCGGAGTTTTGTTTTTGCCGTTACGTTCGATGTGGATTCACAACGGGGGAATCGTAACCGTCTTCGTGGATAACCACGTGAAATGGCGAAAGGTCGGAGCGCAACTCGCCCCTAACAACACGGATTTTCGAATAGACCCCTACACTCAGTACGACAGCGAAGGGATACCTACGGACTATTGGCGAGAGACTTTCGGAAATTACAGCCATCCCTACCTCTTCCGCCCCACGTATGACCCGAACGAACCGTGA
- a CDS encoding phosphoribosylanthranilate isomerase, translating to MTRVKICGLTRREDVECALEVGAHALGFVFEETSPRYVFRYVTNIEELVPRVPFVTRVAVFGKLPKPLPDFLFSPLFDAIQFVEGELTGWNRMVFRVVRIDKDQVLNQDSLIAPDALVLDTYAPDQFGGTGKQMDWEVAKEFVRKTKLPVVLAGGLTPENVRAAVEKVRPFGVDVSSGVEDLPGVKNPVKISTFIENVRMVDMGVSGA from the coding sequence ATGACGAGAGTGAAGATTTGCGGACTTACGCGTAGAGAAGACGTGGAATGTGCATTAGAAGTGGGGGCACACGCTTTGGGTTTCGTTTTCGAAGAGACGAGCCCACGCTATGTCTTTCGATACGTTACGAACATAGAAGAACTCGTTCCGAGAGTTCCCTTCGTAACGAGAGTTGCCGTCTTCGGTAAATTGCCGAAGCCTCTTCCTGATTTCCTTTTTTCACCCCTGTTCGACGCGATTCAGTTCGTAGAAGGGGAACTAACGGGATGGAATCGAATGGTATTTCGAGTTGTCCGAATTGACAAAGACCAAGTGCTAAATCAAGATTCGCTTATTGCGCCAGATGCCCTCGTTTTGGACACTTATGCTCCTGACCAGTTCGGTGGTACCGGGAAACAGATGGATTGGGAAGTTGCGAAGGAGTTCGTGAGGAAGACGAAGCTTCCTGTCGTGCTTGCAGGAGGGCTGACACCCGAGAACGTCCGGGCAGCGGTAGAGAAGGTGCGCCCTTTCGGGGTGGATGTGAGTAGCGGCGTAGAAGACTTACCTGGAGTAAAGAATCCAGTGAAGATTTCAACGTTCATAGAGAACGTCCGGATGGTAGACATGGGGGTATCCGGAGCCTAA
- a CDS encoding ATP-binding cassette domain-containing protein — protein sequence MIEFRNVSKVFNGTIALHPTTLEIEKEKTTVLIGPSGCGKSTLLKLAMGLIEPSSGEIIFDGTKVTKETVETLRRRMGYVIQDGGLFPHLTGEENVTLAAKEFGLSKEEIRKKLDELCELTHFPRDGLKRYPAELSGGQRQRLSLMRGLILDPQVLLLDEPLGALDPMVRASLQTDLKEIFKRLGKTVLMVTHDMGEAAYFADVIVLMNEGRVVQKGSLEDLTNRPVSPFVNDFLRAQRTIHSL from the coding sequence ATGATCGAATTTCGTAACGTAAGCAAGGTTTTCAACGGCACCATCGCATTGCATCCGACGACGCTCGAAATTGAAAAAGAAAAAACCACCGTATTAATCGGACCGAGCGGATGCGGAAAATCTACGCTCTTGAAGTTGGCGATGGGATTAATCGAACCATCGAGCGGAGAAATTATCTTCGATGGAACAAAAGTTACGAAGGAGACAGTTGAAACTCTCCGAAGACGGATGGGATACGTGATTCAAGATGGAGGACTTTTTCCGCATCTCACAGGAGAAGAAAACGTAACCCTCGCCGCGAAGGAATTCGGCTTATCGAAAGAAGAGATTCGAAAAAAACTGGATGAACTTTGCGAACTCACGCATTTTCCGCGAGACGGATTGAAGCGCTATCCTGCCGAACTCTCGGGGGGGCAGCGTCAAAGACTGAGTCTCATGCGTGGGCTTATTCTCGACCCGCAGGTTCTTTTATTAGACGAGCCGCTGGGAGCACTCGACCCGATGGTGAGAGCATCTCTGCAAACCGATTTGAAAGAAATCTTCAAACGACTCGGCAAAACAGTGCTCATGGTAACACACGATATGGGAGAAGCCGCATATTTCGCTGACGTCATCGTGCTCATGAACGAAGGTAGAGTTGTGCAAAAAGGTTCTCTGGAAGATCTGACGAACCGCCCTGTTTCTCCATTCGTGAATGACTTTTTGCGAGCGCAAAGGACGATACATTCTTTATGA
- a CDS encoding glycine betaine ABC transporter substrate-binding protein, translated as MKRSITILLFFAMCILGFGEDRTIVIGSKRFTESYVLGEIAKKALQENGIPASHRKGMGGTLILWQALKSGEITVYPEYTGTLTGEILKRPGLTDAREIRRELEPYGIGMSEELGFNNTYALAMRKDKAQKLGITKISDLRKYPELRVGITPEFLGRKDGWRPMAQRYGLKMSNVRAIEHQIGYQGLISDEIDIKDVYSTDAKIAEYGLTILKDDLNFFPKYNAVWLYRLDIPQNALKVLNSLAGTIDENLMIKLNAEAERTKDYTAAADLYFREKSGVAMESQTQNVAMNIARWTLQHLFLVSVSLAIAIAIGIPLGIFASKPGLLSEVILGFCGVVQTVPSLALLALLVPIPFLGISEKTAITALFLYSLLPIVRNTATGLQDIPPSLKESAIALGLPPKSQLLKIYLPLASRSILAGIKTSAVINVGTAVLAAFVGAGGLGEPIISGLNLLDMNTIFQGAIPAAVLALLVQYLFGLLDFVFIPKGLRITERKRKEEPAL; from the coding sequence ATGAAACGAAGCATCACGATTCTCTTGTTTTTCGCAATGTGCATCCTCGGGTTCGGTGAGGACCGAACGATAGTCATCGGTTCGAAACGATTCACGGAAAGTTATGTGTTAGGCGAAATCGCGAAAAAGGCGTTGCAAGAGAATGGGATTCCTGCCTCTCACCGCAAGGGAATGGGAGGAACTTTGATTCTATGGCAAGCCCTGAAATCGGGTGAAATCACCGTCTATCCAGAATACACGGGAACCCTCACGGGGGAAATCTTGAAACGCCCCGGATTGACCGATGCCCGTGAAATCCGACGCGAACTCGAACCCTACGGAATCGGAATGTCCGAAGAATTGGGTTTCAACAATACCTACGCTTTAGCGATGCGAAAAGATAAAGCGCAAAAGTTGGGAATAACCAAAATCAGCGACCTTCGTAAATATCCAGAATTAAGGGTGGGGATTACTCCTGAATTTTTAGGAAGAAAGGATGGCTGGAGACCGATGGCACAGCGTTATGGATTGAAAATGTCCAACGTGCGCGCTATCGAACACCAAATCGGATATCAAGGATTGATTTCCGATGAAATAGATATCAAAGACGTTTATTCTACCGATGCGAAAATTGCGGAATACGGTTTGACGATTCTAAAAGACGATTTGAATTTCTTCCCGAAATACAATGCGGTATGGCTGTATCGTCTCGATATTCCCCAGAATGCGTTGAAGGTTTTGAATTCTTTAGCAGGAACTATTGACGAGAACCTGATGATTAAACTCAATGCAGAGGCGGAAAGAACTAAAGATTACACTGCCGCGGCGGATTTATATTTTCGAGAAAAATCCGGCGTCGCGATGGAATCTCAAACGCAAAACGTTGCTATGAACATAGCGCGATGGACGTTACAGCATCTTTTTTTAGTTTCTGTTTCTCTCGCAATTGCCATTGCAATAGGAATTCCTCTTGGAATCTTTGCCAGTAAACCGGGATTGCTCAGCGAAGTTATTTTAGGATTTTGTGGCGTCGTTCAAACAGTTCCCTCTCTCGCTCTTTTGGCGCTGCTCGTGCCGATTCCGTTTTTGGGAATCAGCGAAAAAACCGCCATCACAGCGCTCTTCCTTTATAGTTTGCTTCCCATTGTGCGGAATACTGCGACGGGGTTGCAGGATATCCCTCCTTCTTTGAAAGAATCTGCCATCGCTCTCGGCTTACCGCCCAAATCGCAACTTCTGAAAATTTATTTACCGCTCGCATCTCGTTCTATTCTTGCAGGAATCAAAACGAGCGCTGTGATTAATGTCGGTACGGCGGTTTTGGCGGCTTTCGTGGGAGCGGGGGGGCTCGGAGAACCGATTATCAGCGGATTGAATCTTCTCGACATGAATACGATTTTCCAAGGGGCGATCCCCGCCGCTGTTCTCGCCTTGCTCGTGCAGTATCTTTTCGGGTTGTTGGATTTCGTCTTCATCCCGAAGGGTCTCAGGATAACGGAGAGGAAAAGAAAAGAAGAACCCGCTTTGTAA
- a CDS encoding DUF1559 domain-containing protein, whose protein sequence is MRRKAFTLIELLVVIAIIAILAAILFPVFQQAKEKARQTSCTNNLSQWGKAFNQYLGDWDDRWPLSMSAQPKGSGTFQWMWNFYHAVPWNWRTEHSGSWSGDQTYYDELQKMHWSNSTQPYIQNYGVYDCPSAPVFRLSGVNYNNKKAGRNPAEVAYSYNGALHRFNSSGIVNPSMLVVGWEGRGKASPLGFALSNPNLLCDTNYNEINGVCIYKPQSDPGLPMFVIDGPIWIHNRGVLATFADSRAKWRRMGAQINPQMTDWRVDFYTGYDSEGFPAYYWAEYYGGGGYGYHAWLFRPEYDFQD, encoded by the coding sequence ATGCGACGCAAAGCGTTTACGCTCATTGAGCTGCTCGTCGTGATAGCCATTATCGCGATTCTCGCAGCAATTCTCTTCCCCGTCTTCCAGCAGGCGAAAGAAAAAGCCCGACAGACTTCCTGTACGAACAACCTGAGTCAGTGGGGCAAAGCTTTCAACCAGTATCTCGGAGACTGGGATGACCGTTGGCCACTGTCGATGTCTGCACAGCCGAAAGGTAGTGGGACATTCCAGTGGATGTGGAACTTCTATCACGCCGTACCGTGGAACTGGAGAACAGAGCACAGCGGTTCGTGGAGTGGCGACCAAACCTACTACGACGAACTGCAGAAAATGCACTGGTCGAACTCGACTCAGCCGTACATCCAGAACTATGGTGTGTATGACTGTCCTTCGGCACCCGTGTTCCGTCTAAGCGGTGTGAACTACAACAACAAGAAAGCCGGGAGAAACCCTGCGGAAGTAGCCTATTCCTATAACGGTGCATTACATAGATTCAATTCATCCGGAATCGTGAATCCGTCCATGCTCGTTGTCGGATGGGAAGGACGAGGCAAAGCATCCCCGCTCGGCTTCGCTCTTTCGAACCCGAACTTGCTTTGTGATACGAACTATAACGAAATCAACGGAGTTTGTATCTACAAACCGCAGAGCGACCCTGGTCTTCCAATGTTCGTAATTGACGGTCCGATATGGATTCACAACAGAGGTGTCCTCGCTACGTTTGCAGATTCACGTGCGAAGTGGCGAAGAATGGGTGCACAAATCAACCCGCAAATGACCGACTGGCGTGTGGATTTCTATACCGGATACGACTCGGAAGGATTCCCAGCGTATTACTGGGCTGAATACTATGGCGGTGGAGGATATGGCTATCATGCCTGGCTCTTCCGTCCAGAGTATGACTTCCAAGATTAA
- a CDS encoding ABC transporter ATP-binding protein codes for MDKVIQTEKLTKRYGKVNVVDEVDLEVHQGEIFGFLGPNGAGKTTTIKILLDIIYPTSGRAWVLGKEIGDTSIHKRLSYLPEKPYYYEHMTGLELLRFYARLFNIREPERTRRCKVLLEKVGLKDAESKPIAQYSKGMQQRIGLAQCLLNNPELLFLDEPTAGLDPIAHVEIRDLILQMRNEGKTVFVSSHELSDVERICDRVAIINYGRIVRQGKLDQLLAGGRVEITADNVPEGIAEKIRQNGVITSYANKRLIVDAPDNLVTDGFIDAIRSGGGNIVSIIPRRKRLEDLFVETITGSDWKITSAS; via the coding sequence TTGGATAAAGTTATACAGACCGAAAAACTCACGAAACGCTACGGAAAGGTCAACGTCGTGGACGAAGTAGACCTCGAGGTACATCAAGGAGAAATTTTTGGGTTTTTAGGACCTAACGGTGCAGGGAAAACTACCACCATTAAGATTCTCCTCGATATCATTTATCCGACGTCAGGACGGGCATGGGTACTCGGCAAAGAAATCGGAGATACCTCGATTCACAAGCGACTAAGTTATCTCCCCGAAAAGCCTTATTACTACGAGCACATGACGGGATTGGAATTGCTTCGCTTTTATGCGCGGCTGTTCAATATCCGAGAACCCGAACGAACGAGGCGATGCAAGGTTTTGCTCGAAAAGGTAGGTCTAAAAGACGCCGAATCGAAGCCGATTGCTCAATACTCCAAAGGAATGCAGCAGCGTATCGGTCTCGCACAATGTTTGCTCAATAACCCCGAACTTTTGTTTTTGGACGAGCCGACTGCTGGTCTCGACCCCATCGCCCATGTTGAAATTCGCGATCTGATTTTGCAGATGCGCAACGAAGGAAAGACCGTTTTCGTTTCGAGCCACGAATTGTCCGACGTAGAACGGATTTGCGATCGGGTTGCAATTATCAACTACGGTCGTATCGTGAGACAAGGAAAATTGGACCAGTTACTTGCTGGCGGACGTGTGGAAATTACCGCTGACAATGTTCCCGAAGGAATTGCAGAGAAAATACGTCAGAATGGCGTCATTACCTCTTATGCCAATAAGCGACTCATCGTAGACGCTCCGGACAATTTGGTGACGGATGGCTTTATCGATGCAATTCGTTCCGGTGGGGGAAATATCGTGAGCATCATCCCGCGCAGAAAGCGTTTGGAAGATTTGTTCGTCGAGACCATTACCGGTTCGGATTGGAAAATAACGTCTGCTTCTTGA